From the Castor canadensis chromosome 9, mCasCan1.hap1v2, whole genome shotgun sequence genome, one window contains:
- the Naa11 gene encoding N-alpha-acetyltransferase 11 — MNIRNAQPDDLMNMQHCNLLCLPENYQMKYYFYHGLSWPQLSYIAEDEDGKIVGYVLAKMEEDPDDVPHGHITSLAVKRSHRRLGLAQKLMDQASRAMIENFSAKYVSLHVRKSNRAALHLYSNTLNFQVSEVEPKYYADGEDAYAMKRDLSQMADELRRQLELKEKGRYVVLGSRENQETQGNTRPGSEEACQQENAAPTSGGSDSKEPSHSTSPDVQHTSDNMDSTS, encoded by the coding sequence ATGAACATCCGCAATGCTCAGCCAGACGACCTGATGAACATGCAACACTGCAACCTCCTGTGCCTTCCCGAGAACTACCAGATGAAATATTATTTCTACCATGGCCTTTCCTGGCCCCAGCTCTCCTACATTGCTGAGGACGAGGACGGGAAGATTGTGGGCTATGTTCTGGCCAAGATGGAGGAGGACCCTGACGATGTCCCCCATGGGCACATCACCTCTCTGGCCGTGAAGCGCTCCCACCGGCGCCTCGGCCTGGCCCAGAAGCTGATGGACCAGGCCTCACGGGCCATGATCGAGAACTTCAGTGCAAAATATGTGTCCCTGCACGTTAGGAAGAGCAACCGGGCGGCCTTGCACCTCTACTCCAACACCCTCAACTTTCAGGTTAGCGAGGTGGAACCCAAGTACTATGCAGACGGAGAGGATGCTTATGCCATGAAGCGGGATCTCTCGCAGATGGCAGATGAGCTGCGGAGGCAGCTGGAGCTGAAGGAGAAGGGCAGGTATGTGGTGCTGGGCTCCAGGGAGAACCAGGAGACCCAGGGCAACACACGACCTGGTTCCGAAGAGGCCTGTCAGCAGGAGAACGCAGCACCTACCAGTGGTGGCAGTGACAGCAAGGAACCTAGCCATTCCACAAGCCCTGATGTCCAGCACACCTCAGACAACATGGATTCCACCTCCTAG